Proteins encoded together in one Triticum dicoccoides isolate Atlit2015 ecotype Zavitan chromosome 7B, WEW_v2.0, whole genome shotgun sequence window:
- the LOC119340988 gene encoding UDP-glucuronate 4-epimerase 6-like — protein MPHPSSSSSSASVDAAAKGVKLERYASGGGALLMRRAGSSKIVAASSHLLFRATVLATLALVCLFAVHYPSLLSRSFRLSAAAAASSSSSPPRQTSRHRNLLGSSSAYAGAAWEREVRRSATPRRDGGMSVLVTGAAGFVGAHCALALRARGDGVLGLDNFNAYYEPGLKRARQRLLASRGVVVLGADINDAALLERLFAAVPFTHVLHLAAQAGVRYAMRAPQTYVASNVAGLVSVFEAAARHADPQPAIVWASSSSVYGLNTDAPFSEDHRTDRPASLYAATKKAGEAIAHAYNHIYGLSITGLRFFTVYGPWGRPDMAYFSFARSIVAGEPITLFRAADGTDVRRDFTYIDDVVKGCLGALDTAGKSTGSRSGKKRGPAPLRVYNLGNTSPVPVTRMVAILEKLLGKKANKRVVTMPSNGDVPFTHANVSHAARDFGYHPTTSLDAGLRKFVEWFLQYYKIDPAKLAKGSRVGTKTTKKKSMGAISAAS, from the coding sequence ATGCCGCACccgtcgtcgtcgtcttcctcgGCCAGTGTGGACGCGGCCGCCAAGGGCGTCAAGCTGGAGCGGTAcgccagcggcggcggcgcgctgcTGATGCGGCGCGCGGGGAGCTCCAAGATCGTGGCGGCCTCCTCGCACCTCCTCTTCCGCGCCACCGTCCTCGCCACGCTCGCGCTCGTCTGCCTCTTCGCCGTGCACTACCCTTCCCTCCTGTCCCGCTCCTTCcggctctccgccgccgccgctgcttcctcctcttcttccccgcCGCGGCAGACGTCGCGGCACCGGAACCTGCTCGGGTCGTCGTCGGCGTACGCGGGCGCCGCGTGGGAGCGGGAGGTGCGGCGAAGCGCCACGCCGCGGCGGGACGGGGGGATGTCGGTGCTGGTCACGGGCGCCGCGGGGTTCGTTGGCGCGCACTGCGCGCTGGCGCTCAGGGCGCGCGGCGACGGCGTGCTCGGCCTCGACAACTTCAACGCGTACTACGAGCCGGGCCTGAAACGCGCGCGGCAGCGGCTGCTCGCGTCGCGCGGGGTGGTGGTGCTCGGCGCCGACATCAACGACGCGGCCCTGCTCGAGCGGCTCTTCGCCGCCGTGCCCTTCACGCACGTGCTGCACCTCGCCGCGCAGGCCGGCGTGCGGTACGCGATGCGGGCGCCGCAGACGTACGTGGCCTCCAACGTCGCTGGCCTCGTCAGCGTCTTCGAGGCCGCCGCCCGGCACGCCGACCCGCAGCCGGCGATCGtgtgggcgtcgtcgtcgtcggtgTACGGGCTCAATACCGACGCGCCATTCTCCGAGGACCACCGCACGGACCGACCGGCGTCGCTGTACGCGGCCACCAAGAAGGCCGGCGAGGCCATCGCGCACGCGTACAACCACATCTACGGTCTCTCGATCACCGGCCTCCGGTTCTTCACGGTGTACGGTCCGTGGGGTCGCCCCGACATGGCCTACTTCTCCTTCGCTCGCAGCATCGTCGCCGGCGAGCCCATCACGCTCTTCCGCGCCGCCGACGGCACAGACGTCCGCCGCGACTTCACCTACATCGACGACGTCGTTAAGGGGTGCCTCGGCGCGCTCGACACGGCCGGCAAGAGCACGGGCTCcaggtccggcaagaagcgcgggCCAGCGCCCCTCCGCGTCTACAACCTCGGCAACACCTCGCCGGTGCCCGTCACCCGCATGGTGGCCATCCTCGAGAAGCTCCTCGGCAAGAAAGCGAACAAGCGCGTCGTCACCATGCCTAGCAACGGCGACGTGCCGTTCACGCACGCCAATGTCAGCCACGCCGCGCGCGACTTCGGGTACCACCCCACCACCTCCCTCGACGCCGGCCTGCGGAAATTCGTTGAATGGTTCCTCCAGTACTACAAGATCGACCCCGCGAAGCTCGCCAAGGGCAGCAGAGTCGGTACCAAGACTACCAAGAAGAAATCCATGGGCGCCATATCCGCGGCATCGTGA